A window of Cyanobacteria bacterium GSL.Bin1 genomic DNA:
TGTTGAGTGAGATACGATATATTCTGATCTGGTTGATTATTAACCGCAGGGACTAAAATCCAATAAGCATCAAGTTGTTTTCCGTACACTCTTTTGATGAAAGATAATAAAGAATAAGGAGGATTGGGGTAAGAAATACCAATCTCAGGTTGCTCATAGTTGGGAAGAAAATGTTTGATAATTATTTCGGGATTCATTTCATCTAAGAGAAGATATGACCCAATGAAAATTACCGTTTTTGCTTGAGCCACTCGAGAGGCTAGGCTTGAAGATAAATGATAAACACTGAGGGCTTGAATGGACTTAAGACTTTTCTGTTTTATCGCTTCTGCAATGTGACGCCCTGCACTGTTATCCGCTTTTCTTTTATCCCCATAGCCTATAACCAAAAGCGGCACTTCTTGACCTGAGGAATCACTCATAGTTGATTAAGAAATATAATTTAAAGCTTGATCTTAGTTTTGAATTATAGTTTTTATTTAAAAAATCTGCAATAAAACTCATTACAGTAAAACTGAATTAAAACTCTTAATTTTGAGATTTTATTGAGTTTCTTTTTCCAGATTATTACGGGTTTTCTGATCAAAAGCACAGTTTGGTTTTATCTTGAATCGATAATTTTTATGATATAAAAAACTTTCTTTGAGAATAAACTGTTGCGATAGTAAAAACTGCTCACTCATCAAAAGTAATCCTTAACGAACTAAACCCCTTATTTAGGTTTGATCCCAATTGTTTTTAGTCATCTCATTTCCCATCCTCACTGTAAGCATTATCTTTTTGATTGCAAGTTTGTGTCTTATTCACTCTGTGACACCAATAGAGAGCGAAAGATCTATTTGTGATTAATTAACTATTCAGTTATATTTAGAAATAAGGAGTTATGTAAATCAGAGGTTACAAGCAATGGATCATCCCAATCGCTTACCATTGGACAATTCTGTCCCTTCAGTTTCTCGACGACAGCTACTCAACTTTTTTACGGGTGCGGTTGTAGCGAGTACCGCTGGGGCTGCCCTTTATCCGGTGCTCAAATCCTTTACGCCTCCTTCAGTAGGAAATGGAAACAAGGGCATCATCGCTAAAGACAAAATGGGGCATCCCATACCAGCCAGTCAGATTTTAAGTCAACCGGTAGGAACCCGCGCCCTGGTTGCTGGATTAGCCGGAGAACCCACCTATTTAACCGTACAAGAAAATCAAACCCTTGGCGATAGGGGAATTGTTGATAATTGTACGCACTTGGGTTGTACATTTCCCTGGAATGAAAATGCCCAACAGTTCCAATGCCCTTGTCATGGTTCTCGCTTCGCCCCAGATGGTTCTGTAGAAAGGGGTCCAGCGGATCGTCCTTTGAAGTTAGTTCATGTTGCGGTTAAAGATGACCAGATTTGGATTTTCCCTTGGACAGAAACTGATCCCCGTACTGGAGAAACCCCTTGGTGGGTTTAGTTTAATGATTCTGTTCTGCTTCAGGCAACACGCAGGAGTTCAGTGAGAATAGCTTCTACCGGGCGCGGTTCCCAATTTAATTCTTTTCTGGCTTTGCTGGCATCAACGCGCACACAGCGGTCATAAATATAATGAACTCGTTCTCGACTCAGGGGCGGTTGCCAATTCAGGAAATGTCCAATGGGGGTGAGAAGACTACCTAACAAACGAATTAACCATTGGGGTGCTTCTTTGGGCGTGGCAATCCCGGTTTTTTCACTCAGGAAGTCGAACATTTCGCCAATGGTCAGTTCACCAGCAGAGATAATGTAGTGTTCTCCAGAATGTCCAATCGCAACCGCGTTGAGCATTGCTGTTACGAGATCGTCTACATGAACAATGCCAGTGGGCCGATCGCGCCCTGGCCAAAATTTTAAGTTCCCACTGCGAAAAAGCTTGACAATCTGACCAAAGTGAGGATCATCTCCCCCAAAAATACCTGAGGGTAAAACACTAACCACCGGTAAGCCTTGTTCTGCCATTTGATCAACGAGGTTCTGTGCTTCGTACTTCGTCCAATCATACGCCGAAGAGAAGCCCGTTTGTTGTCGAGTAAACGTTTCATCAACCACTTGCCCTTGCGTATCTCCGAGAACGCCAATGGTGCTGCAATAGACAATTTTTGACACCCCTTGGGCTTGTGCCGTTTCCATCACTGCTTGCGTGCCTTCAATATTCACCCGTGCCATAGCTTGGGCATTGACGACGCCTAATTCCACATAAGCCGCCACATGAAACACCACATCCACCCCGGACATTGCTTTTTCTAAAATTGCGCGATCGCAGATGTCTCCTTTGACCAATCTGACTTGCGACGCTGCCAGTCGGGATAAATCACTGGTGGGACGCACCAAGCCCACCACTTCATCCCCCCTTTTTTCTAAGGCCCGTACTAGGTGAGAACCGGTAAATCCATTTGCCCCTGTTACTAACGCTTTCATAGTTCTTTCTCGTACATTCGATACGTTTTATAAATCTTGGCGCCGGTTTCTTCAATTAAACGACGGGACGGCAAATTATCAGCATACACCCAAGAGAGTTCCGCACTTTTGTAGGACTTTTTGTTTTGAAACGCCGCCTGAATCAAAGCCAGAGGCACCAACTTCCGGCGGTATTCTGGGAGGCAACAAATGACAATGACGCGTCCAGCGTGGATTTGCCGGCGATACCAGAGAAACTTAAGAATGCCCCACCAGTTGAGTTTGCCATTCACCTGTTTGAGCGCAATGTTATAGTCCGGGAGTCCCATAAAAAAGCCGATCATTTCACCATTATCCTCAGCAATGGGAAAAACATCGGGATCCACTAAATCTTGCAGCGATCGCGCTTGCGCCATAAACTCTTCTTCCGTGCGCGGCGTCGAACTCCAACTGTCTTCAAACAAGCGCGTAAACAGCTCATAAATCTTCGCAATATCGGCTTGAAACCCTTCTCCTTTGGTCTGCAAGGGACGAAAGGTTATTCCCGAACGACAGGCAATGCGGTAGGCTCTCTCAAATTTATCACCTAGCCCTTCCTCCAGAGAAAGGTGATACGCATAAGCTTCTTTGGCAATGGTTCCACCGTGGGCTAGGAACAATTCTTCATAATACGGCGGGTTATAGGGCATCATAATTTGGGGAGGAGACTCAAAGCCATCCACCAGCCATAAGCAATTATTGTGAGTGGATAAATCAATGGGACCGCGCATTTGGGTCATCCCCTGTTCTCGCAACCAAGTTTCTGCCGCCTGAAATAAAGCGGTGGCAACCCCTTGGTCTTCAATGCACTCAAAGAAACCAAAAAAGCCAATATTTTCTCCTTCTTTGGCAATTAAACGCTCATTGACTGCCGCCACAATCCGTCCCACAGGCACCTGATCAGCATTGAGAGCAATAAAAGGTTGAAAGCGACCATATTGGTGAAAGGGATTTTCAGGGGAGAGTTCTTTTTCTGTCTCACTTTTCAGCGGAGGAACCCAATTCGGATCGGTTTGATAAACCCGCCATGGCAGATTTAAAAATTGTTCTTTTTCAGCGGGAGTTGTTACCGGTTGTACCGTAACGCTTGTTTGGGAAGTAACCACAGCAATTTATTCTGGAGAATACAACGGAGTAGAGGAGGTGAGGAGAAATAAAAGGGTAAGAATTAAGCACTAATGACCGGTTGGTAAACTAGATCGCGGGTTTGCACCATTGCTGAAACCAGTTGATCCATTTCTGCTTCCGTATGCAAGGCATTGGCGGTAATGCGGAGTCGGGGTTTGGCAATAAACCAAATCGGAGAAACCCAAATATTATGATCAGCCAAGAGGGTGCGTCCAAAGTGCTTAGGATTAATTTCCGGCGGCAAGAGGACAGGAATCACATTCGTTTCGCCAATAGCTTCAAATCCGGCTTCTTTCAAACGCGATCGCAGATAGTGGGTATTGTATTGTAATTTTTGTACCAGTTGTGGATTACTACGCACTTGACGGATACTTTCTAGGGCAGCAGCAGTGGTCGGTGGCGGTAGTGAAATTGTCCCAATGGAGGTTGGCGACACATTTAATAAGGGGATTAACTCCGGAACATGAGAACTAATGGCAGCACCGGCTGAGGCAGCAAATTTAGAAAAGGTCGTCATTACTAAAGGGATGACGCCTCGCGCGATCGCGTCTCGGGGCGTCATTTGGAAATGTTCAAATATCCCATGCCCAGTTGCGCCAATTGCCCCACTCCCATGGGCTTCATCTAAAAATAAAACACTGCCTTCATAATTAGACAGCACTTCAATCATTTCGGGTAAGGGGGCAATATCTCCATCCATGGAAAAAACGGTATCAGTCACCACGAGAATCCGATCATCGGGACGAGCATATCGTTTTAACTTCCGGGCGAGATCTTGAGTATCACAATGTCGATAGGCTTTGACACGGACTTTTGGGCTATGACCAAATACTTTACCGGAACGGGTATTAGCGTTAACAACTGCTGACACAATACAACCATGATTGAGCACATCAGTCATAATCAGGGTTTCTCTAGTATGCTCAAATCCGGGAACAGGAATAGCAAGATGACAAAAGGCATCGGCTAATGCTTGCGTTGCCATCCAAGCATTTAAGAACAACTGGGTATGAGGTAACCCTTTAAATGCGGAAATTTCCTCTTCGAGTTCCCGATGTAAATCAATGCGCCCACTCAGTACAGAACAGGAACTATTGGAAGTTCCATAATGATGAATCGCATTGATCGCTGCTTCTTTAACCGCCGAATTTTGGACTAAGCCTAAGACATCATTGGTACAGAAAGTCAGAACAGTTTGTCGCGTGCCATCTTTTGGGTGCTCAATCTCGACAAAGTTTCCTTGTTTACTATGGCAGATGTATTCATCGGGAGCAAGCCCACTCTGGTACCAGCGCTGGACATATTCTTTAACAGTTTGCACGAGTTCACTCCTCTCTCCTGGGTTTTAATAGCGACTACGCTTTGAGTCGGTTGATTGAAGGGTATATTCCTAGCCAGATTGTAGCAGGGGAGGTAAATGACCTCCATTGCTTGTAAATCTTCTTTCTTTTGATAGTTTTCTCATTTCTCAATTATTGCTTCAATCGCCACTGTTACGCTACTCAATCAGTTTAAAAAAAATATGGTAAATTATCTCATCACAGGAGCCAATCGTGGCATTGGCCTAGAATACTGCAAGCAGCTAAAAGCAAAAGGAGAAACAGTGATTGCGGTTTGTCGCGAACCGAGTGAAGAATTGAAAAGTTTGGGGGGACAAATTGAATCAGGAATTGATGTTACCTCTGATGATTCGGTGACAGAACTTGTCAAACGCCTCCAAGGAACGACCATTGATGTCTTAATTAATAATGCCGGAATTATCGAAGCGAATTCCTTAGATGATTTGGACTTTGAGAGTTTAGAACGCCAATTCCGGGTCAATGCAGTGGCACCGTTGCGGGTCACGAAGGCCCTTTTACCGATGATTCCTCAAGGTGGGAAAATTATTTTAATGACCAGTCGCATGGGGTCAATTGAGGATAATACTTCTGGTGGTTTTTATGGCTATCGTATGTCAAAAACAGCGCTCAGTATGGCAGGGAAATCCTTAGCAGAAGATTTAAAGCCACGCCAAATTGCTGTTGGGATTCTCCACCCAGGAATGGTGCAAACTCGCATGACCGGTTTCTCTGGCATTACACCTACCGAATCAGTGGAAGGATTATTAAAACGGATCGAAGAACTCAATTTAGAAAATTCTGGGACGTTTTGGCACGCGAAAGGAGAAGTGCTGCCTTGGTAATTCGTTATTAGTCATTTGTCATTTGTCATTTGTCATTAGCTATTAACTGACAGAGGGCAAATGACTCAGAAAAAATAACTGATTACTGCTAGAATGGCATCACATTTTCCACTAAAATTTTTGTGCCAATTCCCATTAAGATTAAACCACCAACAATTTCAACTTTGCCTTGGCAAAAATGACCAAAACGATGACCCATGAAAACGCCAAAAAAGCAAAGAATAAATGTTACTAAGCCAATCATCGTTACCGTTAAGGGTAAGGGCATTTTGATGACAGATAAGCCAACGCCAGCGGCTAATGCATCAATACTGGTCGCGATCGCGAGTCCCAATAAAGTGGAAGTATCAAGGGGATTAAAGGGTTCTTCTTGCTCATCTTTTAAAGCTTCGTAGATCATATTTCCCCCTAACCATCCCAATAAAAGAAAAGCAACCCAATGCGCGATCGCGCTAACCAATTCCCGAAATCCTAATCCCATCATCCAGCCTAAAACGGGCATTAACGTTTGAAAGACACCAAAAAATAACGCAATCTTCAACGCCTTATTAATTTTAATTCGTTTAATTAACAAGCCACTGGTCAACGAAACAGCCAGTGCATCTGCTGCTAAGCCAATGCCCATTAAGCCAATTGTGAGAAGTTGCATATTTTGCTTCTATGAACAATAAAGGAACCGAAATTAGTTTCATCATAATGGTTTCTTTCTTTTAATTGGTTCACAATTACTTCATATTCCCTTGATTTTTTTTTCATAGTTTGCTCTCGCTTTAAGACAAGAAAAAACTGTTCTTAGTTTCAAGGTGACACGATTCATCATCAGGAAATTAGAAAGTGACTTGATGAATTGAAAAAAATAGTTGTCAAACTCATCAATTGTCTCCATAAAGAATTTGAGGTAATTCTCTCAAGGAAAAAACCATTGTCTCCGTAAATATTACTATGTGTAACGATTTTCCCTGTCGCGAATGCAGCGAATTCCTGACTGGCGAGTGGCAATCATACCGATAAACGCTGAATTCAAGCTGAAAACACATGATACTCAAGCTGAGAAAGTGGATCCTACTTTGACTAGTGGACATTGAAAAATGATCCACTCACGATATGATGGAATTAATCACCGTAATTCCGAGCGAGTTATCGGTGATCCAAAAATGTGCAGCGATCGAGCAAGAAGCAGTAATGGTAGCATCTAAAGCAAAGAAAGCCTCTAAACCCTCGAAATTAGAAGGAATTAAAGAAAATAGCAATTTCTTACGGGAACCCCTCGCCACAGAACTGTTAGAAGACACCACTCACTTCAGTCAAGATGCGGTTCAAATCTTGAAATTTCATGGGTCTTACCAGCAAGACAACCGCGATAATCGCCAGAAAGGGCAAGAAAAAGACTATCAGTTCATGCTGCGGACGCGGAACCCAGGAGGCTTCATTCCGCCAGAACTCTATTTGACCCTTGATGACCTTGCCACTGAATACGGGAACCAAACCCTCCGCGTGACCACCCGTCAAGGTTTCCAGCTTCACGGCATTCTGAAGAAAAACCTGAAAGAAACCATTAGCCGCATTGTCCGCAATATGGGGTCAACCCTCGGAGCCTGTGGTGACTTAAATCGTAACGTAATGGCTCCGCCAGCTCCCTTTAAAGATCGTAAAGAATACCAATATGCCTGGGAGTATGCGGATCAGATTGCCGATCTCCTGCGTCCGCAAACGGAAGCCTATTATGAAATTTGGCTCGATGGGGAAAAATTCCTCAGTGTCGAAGAAGCGCCGGAAGTGCAAGCGGCGCGAGAACGCAATGGTAACGGCACAATTTTCCACGAAGGGGAAGAACCGATTTATGGGAAACATTATATGCCCCGCAAGTTTAAGTGCTGTGTGACGGTACCGGGGGATAACTCGATTGATGTGTATACCCATGATGTCAGTTTGATTGTAATAACTGACGAACAAGGAGAACTCCAAGGGTTTAATGTTCTCGCCGGTGGGGGAATGGGACGCACCCATAATAAAGAAGAAACCTTTGCCCGGATGTCAGATCCCATTTGTTATGTGGATAAAGCGGATGTGTATGATCTGCTAAAAGCAATTGTTGCCACCCAAAGAGATTACGGCGATCGCGTGCAGCGTCGTCATGCCAGAATGAAGTATCTCCTCTATGATTGGGGCGTCGAGAAGTTCCGATCCAAGTTAGAAGAATACTATGGGAAACCCCTGAAACCCTATCAAGATCTGCCGCCTTTTGAGTATAAAGATTTTCTCGGTTGGCACGAACAAGGAGATGGCAAACTCTTCTTTGGCTTATCTGTGGAAAATGGTCGCGTCAAAGATGAAGGCAAATTCCGCTTAAAAACTGCCCTGCGCAAAGTAGTGGAACAATATGAAGTTCCCATGCGCTTAACGGCAAACCATGATGTGATTCTGTATGAGATTAAGCCGGAAGATCAAGGCGCGATCGAAAAAATCCTGAGTGATCATGGCTTAATTACCGATCCAAAAGATTTGGATCATCTCCTCCGCTATTCTATGGCGTGTCCCGCCCTCCCCACTTGTGGCTTAGCGATTACCGAATCGGAACGAGCCTTACCGAGTATTTTAGACCGGGTTCGTAGTGTCTTGAAAAAACTGGGAATGGCAGAACAAGACCTTGTTGTCCGGATGACCGGATGTCCCAATGGTTGCGCCCGCCCTTATATGGCAGAATTAGGCTTTGTTGGGAGTGCCCCGAAAGCCTATCAACTCTGGTTAGGAGGAACACCCAACCAAACGGCACTTGCTCGTCCTTATATGGAACGGATGCCCATTGATGAGTTAGAAAGCTATATTGAGCCGATGTTGGCGTTTTACAAAGACAAACGTCAGAAAGAAGAAAGTTTTGGCGAGTTTTGCAATCGGGTTGGCTTTGAAGCCATTGAACACTATGTCAATCGCTATGAGTTCAAACCGATCAAAACGCCTAGTGCGGGTGGAAAAGGTCGCCGTCATCGCATCAGCGTTTATGAAGGACTCCACGAACGCCTGAAAGCAGCGGCGGAAAAACGAGGAACGAGCATGACGCAGCTTGTATCAGAGGCACTAGAAAAATATCTGGATGAGTAGGTTGGCTGAAAAAGTTCATGGGTTGGTGGAGTTAGGAACCAGGGAATAGCCTTCTCTCTCCTCTCCCACCTCTACCCATCATTTCAAAACTGACGGATTCCTACAAGGTTTGGTTCGACCGTAACGTAATCCGATGGATGATTAAACTCGTACTTCTCACCTGAAAATGCGTCGTAGAGGGCTCTATGACGCTTCAAACCATACTCATCATCACGAATATTGTATGAGCGAACCCACTGAATCAGATTTTCCAAATTTTTGTCTTGAGCCTCTTTCGACTCGAATTTTTCTGGTTCCCAAGGTCTTGCTTTGCAGTGGGAGACGCAACTTTCCACACCGGGGTTAAGGAAAATTAATTTCTTGCAGTAGGGTAGCAACGGCTCAAGAATATCAGCATAGCAGCCTTCAATAAGCCAGCTTTCATTAGTTTCTATGAATGTTTTTGCTTCGGCGATGCTCTCTGCAAGGGGACGCCGATCAGCGCCTTTCATGCCTAGTAAAACGCAATGAATGCGACGTTTGAAGCCCCCTAAATGCTGACCGAGATCATGCCTGTAACGCCACCCATTCCAGCTGCTGAGGCAATGCTACCTAAATGATAAACGTACCCATGAAGCAATGAATTAGCGGTAAAATAGAGAACTGTTAAGTAAAAAAATGTCCTAAATTGTAAGTCTGAACTTGCCTTAGAAATGAAAACGCTTTTTTAATATTCATCCCGAGAAAGTTATGAATCAAATCATCAGCCCGATCCGATGGACCATCCATGACTTAGACGCACTGCCAGAAAACGAAGGGATTCGCCGGGAAATTATTGATGGAGAATTATTTGTGACTCGTGCGCCCCATTGGAAACACCAAAATATCATTACCAACATCAATGCTGCCCTTCATAATTGGTCAAAGACATACTCTGGTTTTGTCATCCCTTCCCCCGGGATTCTCCCTTCAAAAGAAGATAGCGTAATCCCTGATTTGGTTTGGGTGAGTAATGAGCGATTAGCAGCAATTGAAGACGAAGCGGGGCACTTCACGGGGTTCCCGGAACTGGTGGTGGAGGTGCTCTCGGCAGGAGAACGCAATATTTACCGCGACAAGCAAGCCAAGTTAAAACTCTATTCCCAAGGGGAGGTTCAAGAATATTGGATCGTTGACCGCTTTCGCCAACAATTAGAAGTTTATCGCCAGCAGAAGGGACAATTGGTGTTAGTGGAAACGCTAACTGCAACTGATACCTTAACTTCTCCTTTATTTCCGAATTTTTCTCTGTCTGTCTCCCAAATTTTTGCTTGAGTTTAAAAAAAAGGATGCCTCTTTGAACTGAACATCCACTGGGAACTAGCATTGGCGTGATCGCTGTTAAGCACCGAAGTGCAGA
This region includes:
- a CDS encoding shikimate kinase; protein product: MKGADRRPLAESIAEAKTFIETNESWLIEGCYADILEPLLPYCKKLIFLNPGVESCVSHCKARPWEPEKFESKEAQDKNLENLIQWVRSYNIRDDEYGLKRHRALYDAFSGEKYEFNHPSDYVTVEPNLVGIRQF
- a CDS encoding SDR family NAD(P)-dependent oxidoreductase, whose translation is MVNYLITGANRGIGLEYCKQLKAKGETVIAVCREPSEELKSLGGQIESGIDVTSDDSVTELVKRLQGTTIDVLINNAGIIEANSLDDLDFESLERQFRVNAVAPLRVTKALLPMIPQGGKIILMTSRMGSIEDNTSGGFYGYRMSKTALSMAGKSLAEDLKPRQIAVGILHPGMVQTRMTGFSGITPTESVEGLLKRIEELNLENSGTFWHAKGEVLPW
- a CDS encoding aminotransferase class I/II-fold pyridoxal phosphate-dependent enzyme, coding for MQTVKEYVQRWYQSGLAPDEYICHSKQGNFVEIEHPKDGTRQTVLTFCTNDVLGLVQNSAVKEAAINAIHHYGTSNSSCSVLSGRIDLHRELEEEISAFKGLPHTQLFLNAWMATQALADAFCHLAIPVPGFEHTRETLIMTDVLNHGCIVSAVVNANTRSGKVFGHSPKVRVKAYRHCDTQDLARKLKRYARPDDRILVVTDTVFSMDGDIAPLPEMIEVLSNYEGSVLFLDEAHGSGAIGATGHGIFEHFQMTPRDAIARGVIPLVMTTFSKFAASAGAAISSHVPELIPLLNVSPTSIGTISLPPPTTAAALESIRQVRSNPQLVQKLQYNTHYLRSRLKEAGFEAIGETNVIPVLLPPEINPKHFGRTLLADHNIWVSPIWFIAKPRLRITANALHTEAEMDQLVSAMVQTRDLVYQPVISA
- the petC gene encoding cytochrome b6-f complex iron-sulfur subunit gives rise to the protein MDHPNRLPLDNSVPSVSRRQLLNFFTGAVVASTAGAALYPVLKSFTPPSVGNGNKGIIAKDKMGHPIPASQILSQPVGTRALVAGLAGEPTYLTVQENQTLGDRGIVDNCTHLGCTFPWNENAQQFQCPCHGSRFAPDGSVERGPADRPLKLVHVAVKDDQIWIFPWTETDPRTGETPWWV
- a CDS encoding GNAT family N-acetyltransferase is translated as MVTSQTSVTVQPVTTPAEKEQFLNLPWRVYQTDPNWVPPLKSETEKELSPENPFHQYGRFQPFIALNADQVPVGRIVAAVNERLIAKEGENIGFFGFFECIEDQGVATALFQAAETWLREQGMTQMRGPIDLSTHNNCLWLVDGFESPPQIMMPYNPPYYEELFLAHGGTIAKEAYAYHLSLEEGLGDKFERAYRIACRSGITFRPLQTKGEGFQADIAKIYELFTRLFEDSWSSTPRTEEEFMAQARSLQDLVDPDVFPIAEDNGEMIGFFMGLPDYNIALKQVNGKLNWWGILKFLWYRRQIHAGRVIVICCLPEYRRKLVPLALIQAAFQNKKSYKSAELSWVYADNLPSRRLIEETGAKIYKTYRMYEKEL
- a CDS encoding NAD-dependent epimerase/dehydratase family protein, which codes for MKALVTGANGFTGSHLVRALEKRGDEVVGLVRPTSDLSRLAASQVRLVKGDICDRAILEKAMSGVDVVFHVAAYVELGVVNAQAMARVNIEGTQAVMETAQAQGVSKIVYCSTIGVLGDTQGQVVDETFTRQQTGFSSAYDWTKYEAQNLVDQMAEQGLPVVSVLPSGIFGGDDPHFGQIVKLFRSGNLKFWPGRDRPTGIVHVDDLVTAMLNAVAIGHSGEHYIISAGELTIGEMFDFLSEKTGIATPKEAPQWLIRLLGSLLTPIGHFLNWQPPLSRERVHYIYDRCVRVDASKARKELNWEPRPVEAILTELLRVA
- the sir gene encoding sulfite reductase, ferredoxin dependent: MVASKAKKASKPSKLEGIKENSNFLREPLATELLEDTTHFSQDAVQILKFHGSYQQDNRDNRQKGQEKDYQFMLRTRNPGGFIPPELYLTLDDLATEYGNQTLRVTTRQGFQLHGILKKNLKETISRIVRNMGSTLGACGDLNRNVMAPPAPFKDRKEYQYAWEYADQIADLLRPQTEAYYEIWLDGEKFLSVEEAPEVQAARERNGNGTIFHEGEEPIYGKHYMPRKFKCCVTVPGDNSIDVYTHDVSLIVITDEQGELQGFNVLAGGGMGRTHNKEETFARMSDPICYVDKADVYDLLKAIVATQRDYGDRVQRRHARMKYLLYDWGVEKFRSKLEEYYGKPLKPYQDLPPFEYKDFLGWHEQGDGKLFFGLSVENGRVKDEGKFRLKTALRKVVEQYEVPMRLTANHDVILYEIKPEDQGAIEKILSDHGLITDPKDLDHLLRYSMACPALPTCGLAITESERALPSILDRVRSVLKKLGMAEQDLVVRMTGCPNGCARPYMAELGFVGSAPKAYQLWLGGTPNQTALARPYMERMPIDELESYIEPMLAFYKDKRQKEESFGEFCNRVGFEAIEHYVNRYEFKPIKTPSAGGKGRRHRISVYEGLHERLKAAAEKRGTSMTQLVSEALEKYLDE
- a CDS encoding Uma2 family endonuclease, with product MNQIISPIRWTIHDLDALPENEGIRREIIDGELFVTRAPHWKHQNIITNINAALHNWSKTYSGFVIPSPGILPSKEDSVIPDLVWVSNERLAAIEDEAGHFTGFPELVVEVLSAGERNIYRDKQAKLKLYSQGEVQEYWIVDRFRQQLEVYRQQKGQLVLVETLTATDTLTSPLFPNFSLSVSQIFA